TTAGCTAATGCAATTGATGCTTTAGAAGAAGCAAATCACTGCAAAACTTTAACAGAAATTCAAGCCAATCCCAATCAAATTAATATTAGCACTCGACAGGAAGATAATTATGTAATTGTGCAGATTACTGATAATGGTATTGGAATGTCAGAAGAAGTACAACAAAAAATCTTTGACCATTTGTTTACTACTAAAGCTGTTGGTAAAGGTACAGGTTTAGGATTAGCGATCGCTCGGCAAATAGTTGAAGAAGTACATGGCGGTCAAATTAAAGTTAACTCAACTATAGGAAAAGGAACAGAATTTTTAGTCATACTTCCTCTGGCTTAAACTAAAACTTTGTACCTGAGAAAATGTGGGAAAATAGACTCCTAAATATTAGGCGATCGATCTGTGAAAAGCTCAAATCTATAAAGGTGAATTCTGATGCGAAATTTGGCAGAAATAGAAATAATTCTGGATGAATTCATTGCTGCAACCGCAAAACCATCTGTAAAAATTACTGCACACCCAAGTAATGAAACTACTCTATGGCAGAGTAAGTTTGGCGGAGAACCGTATTTCCCCAAAGATGGTACTTACCCAACATCACCATCAGGTAATCCACTTACTCTTTTAGCACAAATTAACTTTGCTGAAGTTCCAGTCACAGAAGATTTTCCTAAACAAGGAATTCTTCAATTTTATATTGATGCTTCAGAAAATGCTACTTATGGATTGATAGATGATTTGCAAATAGAGCAAAGTACATTCCGAATTATTTACTTTCCCGAACCAGATTTAAATATCGAAAATCTAATTAATAATTTTACTTTTTTACCGCAACCAATTGTTTATCCAATCAAGGTGGAAGATAGCTTTGCTCTAAGTTTTGAAGTAACATTAGACCCACCCACCCCTTCAGATTTTCAGTTTAATACATTAGTAGAAAGCTATTTTTCAGCATTAGAAAAAATTGAAAATAATCAAGAAAAATCGGAACTTATAGAAGCAATTTTGGATGAATTAGAGGAAAATGAAAAATATAGACAACAATTAAACAAACATACTTTAGGAGGATATCCCTATCTTGTGCAAGATGATTATCGGGGAGAACATCATAATCGATTCAAAGACTACACCTTTTTGCTATTTCAAATGGTATCTGAACCAGACCATTCTATTAAGTGGGGAGACATGGGAGCAGGTTATTTTTTTATTGAGCCTTCCGCTTTAAAGCGATTAGACTTTTCTCAGGTACTTTATACGTATGCTTGTAGTTAAAGACAACTAGAGACGTTGCATACAACGTCTCTACAGTATAGGTAAACTTGAATTATTACCACAATCCTCTAATATTTTGCGAAATAAAACGCAAAACACCTGAACCTTCCTCAGTTTGGTAATAAATTGTTAAACCTTGCTCGTTAACTTCATATCTTTGAGCAGCTTGTAAAGCTTTCAAAAATTTAAACTCTTGGTCCATAATTGATTGTTCGCAAGCTTTGAAAGTTGATGCTAACGGACCAATAGATAATTTCTCGCCATCAACTTTATAGCCGCCCATAAAACGATTGCAGCCACCGGAACCGGAAATTTTGCCTTCTGAAAAAGTTGCTGTTAATTCAGTTGATGACAGGGGAAGCATCGGCGTAGGAAAGTTTCCTTCAGTCATGTTTGCCAGTCGCCAACTTCCAGCTAAAGAAGATGATTGAGCCATTTCAAAAGATGAAGGTTTGTTGTTTAAAGTTTGTTGTGCGAATACAGCATTTACAGTTGTAATTCCCATCGAACCAACTATTAAGGTAACTATACAACTGGCTAATTGTTTTCTGGATAAAGTTTTGTTTTTCATGTTGCACGCTCTTTTATTTAAAATTGTTCTAATCCCATAAATCTGGTTGTACTGTCGGAACTTACTGTTCTACAAGTACTGGAAATCACTCGTGAATCAAACACCTCAATTTGACAAGTACCTGTGGTGTTATTAATTGGTCGCAAATTAGTTGAAGAAGTGAAAGTCTGTACCCGTCCATCTAATGTAAAACTGCGGGAATTATTGGAACTATTTGACCTTCTAATAATTGAACCTCGATACTGAATTCGGCCTCTGTTTCCCGATGTTTCTGCCATTTCAAAGCCAAAGTTATCCCTGTTAGTAGTTAGGGAAACATTTGCATTTCTGCCTCGATTAAAAATAGAACCACTGGCAACTCCTCTACCAGCAAAATTGGATTGTGAGTTTTGCGCGATCGACTCAGGTAACAAAGCTAGATTTGCAATTGTTAAAAAGGTTGCAAATCCCATTAAAAATTGCATTTTTTTAGGCATAATTTATTGTGTTATGAATCAAAAAATTGGTGACTGGGCATTCCCGAAAATTCAGTTGACAGGCAAAATAAATCTCCGGCATTGATTTCTTTTTGAATTTCTTTTTGGCTCAGTCCAATAGATGCCGAAGTAATGTAAATCTCTGTGAGATTTTTACCACCAAAGGTAACACTTGTTGGGCGTTGTACTGGCATTTTAACTCTCAAGATTTCTGCACCTGCTGGGTTAAAGCAAGCAACACACCAGCCATTCCAAAGCGCCGACCAAATATTGCCCTGAGAATCGATCGCTAATCCATCAGGTTCTACACCTTCGGCACTCAAATCAATCAATACACGGCGATCGCTAATGTTTCCGCTTGCCTCTTCAAAGTTATAAGCGTAAATTTTATGTTGCGCCGAATCAGTCAAATAAAAAGTCGATCGATCGGGACTCCAACCTAAACCATTGGAAATAGTTAACCCAGTTTCTATGATGTGAAATTGCCCATCAGGATCGTAGCGATATAAAATTGCTTGCCCTGGTGCTTCACTAATAGAACCAATCCAAAAACGACCTTGAGAATCGCATTTTCCATCATTAAAACGAGTGTTTGGATCGGGAAATTCAACTTGGTAAAAAGGCGTAACTTCACCTGTTTTTAGGTTGAGAAATGCAAGGGTATTCGAGAGTGCCAGCAATAATCGATCGCTACCTGCTTTCTGAATCGCACCCACGACATCACCAACATCAAAAAAGCGATCCTGCCCCGTAGCTGGGTCAAATTGATGCACTCGATGATTATAAATATCGACCCAAAAAAGCAGTTGCTTCTCTTCATCCCACAACGGCCCTTCACCCAAACGAGCGCGGGCTGGCAAAACATTTTTAGCTAACAGTTGAGTCATAAATATTTGCTACAAAAAATCTTTTTTACCAAGTTGATGAACCAAACATCAATATCGCAAAACTAAGGCAATACCTTGATGAACAGATAGAGTTCCATCATCCACAATAGCCACATTTCCTCCTTTAGCTAACACAGCCTCAATAACTTCATCCACCGCATCATCCATTACTTCTGTACCGCCCGATTCTTCTACTAATTCCAATCTACCTTCCTCAGTTAAAATCGCTGGTACATGATAATTCTTTTCCACCAAAAGCAATTTTCCCCGACCTTCTTGTGCTAATTGCCATGCTTCTTCAACAGTCGAAACAAAGTTTTGTCCACTCACAGCTTTTTCTAATTCTTGCAGTGCTTTAGCTTGTTGTTCTTGCCGAACATTTTGCATAATTGACCACACTTCGGGAGTTAGTTCATGAATAGTTGAGCGGTCAAAATTACCAGTTAAAACACCTGTAATTGATGAACTATGTTGCGAAACTTCTTGGAAGAAAGATACTTGTCGATCGACTCCACCCACAACTAATGGTAATGAATCGTCTTTAGTATAGGAAGTAAATGCACTATCTACTTGCTGAAAAAATCTGCGATGTCTGTCATCAAGATAGCTGGAATCAGCTTGTTCTGGAAGTGGAGCAGTAGCACCGGGGCCTGTCATTTCCATTGGAAAATTTTTATCTTTTACTTCTTCTAAAGTTTCGCCTGTTCCAGTTAATAAACGAGTCGAAGATTGACTCAAGAGTAAAACCCAATAACGTAGCGATCGATGTAAACTATAAACTAAGTCTCGCGTGGCAAAAGTTTTATCTATAACAATGCGTTCTGGTACAGCAAAAGGTAAGTAATAAAGTTTAGCAAAATCATGGCTGACATATAATGCTAAACCATCCAATGTATGAGGATAATCAATTTCGCTAGTAAGTGTTTCTAGCTGATTTAATAATGGTGCTATTTCCCGTGCAGAAAATTCTTTAGCAAGTCTTTCTTGGGCTTCGTTGACCAAGTTTTTGACTCGAATCGGGTCTTGTTTGTTGTCAGGAGATGTGCGATGGGTTGGTAATAAAATTGAAAGAGCAACTTCTTTGGTTAAAGACTGCAAATGATTAAGCTCTTGCCGCGAGATCATAAATATTTTCTCCAGGTTTTTTTCGGTTAAATTTCAGATTTCAGGTCTTAATTTTGAAGAAGATTGATTAATTCCTCAAAATGTTTTCAGCACGATTCGTCATCTAAGGAATAAATCTAAAAATCCATTAGGAATGACGCATGGTATGGGCGGGTTTTGATTGCAATCTTATTCCGAGGGAATGCAAAGATTTCGGCTAAACCCGCCCCTACTCATTTGTTTCGTTATTTAGGCTTGGATTGTAAGTTCCTAAAAACAATTAAACTCGATATTTTGGTAATTCTCCGGGCGTGATGGTATCCATAACTATCTCTGGTGTAAAGTAGCCTAATCCTTGAATAATTCGAGCCACACAACCTGTCCATCCAGTTTGGTGACTAGCACCAATTCCTGCCCCAACATCACCATGAAAATATTCATAGAAGAGAATTAAATCCTTCCAGTAAGGGTCAGTTTGGAACTTTTCAGTATCACCATAAACGGGGCGACGACCTGCTTCATTTTTGTGAAAAATACTCACAATTCTTTCACTAATTTCTTTGGTAACTTCAAAAAGTGTGAGATATTTCCCCGATCCTGTTGGGCATTCCACTGTAAAAGAATTACCGTAGTAGCTGTAAAGTTGCAGTAATGCTCGTAATAATAAAAGATTAACAGGTATCCAGATCGGACCACGCCAATTAGAATTACCACCGAACATTCCCGAAGTAGAATCAGCAGGAACATATCCTACTTTATATTCCTGTCCTTCGTGATGGAAATAATAGGGATTTTCCAGATGATAGCGGGAAAGAGAACGAATTCCGTAATCACTTAAAAATTCATTTTCATCCAACATTCGACTCAGAATTCGCCGCAGTTTACTTTCATTTAAAATCGACAGCATTAGCCGATTTTTTTCCCCTAGTTGTGAGGGTAAATGAACATTTTGAGTTAGTTCGGGATGGCGCATGATAAACTCTTTGGCTTCTGCTTTAAAACGAGGTAGTTTATCAAATGCTTCTTTTGGGAAAGTCGCAACAGCCATGAGTGGTAATAATCCAACTAGCGATCGCACTTTTAAGCGAGTAGAATCCCCGCCAGGTAAGCGCAACACATCATAGAAGAAACCATCTTCTTCGTCCCACATTTCATCATGATGTTCGCCAATCCGATCCATCGCTCCCGCAATCCACATGGTATGTTCAAAAAACTTAATTGCTAAGTCTTCATAAAGTGGATCGTGTAATGCTAATTCCACAGCAATCTGGAACATTCTTTGACTAAAAAATGCCATCCAAGCAGTACCATCAGCTTGCTCTAAATATCCGCCTGTGGGTAAGGGAGAACTGCGATCGAATACCCCAATATTATCTAATCCTAAAAAACCACCTTCAAACAAATTATTGCCAGACGGATCTTTACGATTCACCCACCAAGTAAAGTTTATTAGTAATTTGGAAAAGGCATATTTGAGAAAATCGATGTCTCCTACACCATTGTTGCGTTCTCGATCACGGGTGTAAATTTCCCAAGTCGCAAAAGCATGAACGGGGGGATTTACATCACCAAAATTCCATTCATAAGCGGGAATTTGACCATTTGGATGCAAATAATCTTCCCGCAACATTAGCATTAATTGATCTTTGGCAAAATCAGGGTCAATC
The Phormidium ambiguum IAM M-71 genome window above contains:
- a CDS encoding YwqG family protein yields the protein MRNLAEIEIILDEFIAATAKPSVKITAHPSNETTLWQSKFGGEPYFPKDGTYPTSPSGNPLTLLAQINFAEVPVTEDFPKQGILQFYIDASENATYGLIDDLQIEQSTFRIIYFPEPDLNIENLINNFTFLPQPIVYPIKVEDSFALSFEVTLDPPTPSDFQFNTLVESYFSALEKIENNQEKSELIEAILDELEENEKYRQQLNKHTLGGYPYLVQDDYRGEHHNRFKDYTFLLFQMVSEPDHSIKWGDMGAGYFFIEPSALKRLDFSQVLYTYACS
- a CDS encoding META domain-containing protein; its protein translation is MKNKTLSRKQLASCIVTLIVGSMGITTVNAVFAQQTLNNKPSSFEMAQSSSLAGSWRLANMTEGNFPTPMLPLSSTELTATFSEGKISGSGGCNRFMGGYKVDGEKLSIGPLASTFKACEQSIMDQEFKFLKALQAAQRYEVNEQGLTIYYQTEEGSGVLRFISQNIRGLW
- a CDS encoding SMP-30/gluconolactonase/LRE family protein; this encodes MTQLLAKNVLPARARLGEGPLWDEEKQLLFWVDIYNHRVHQFDPATGQDRFFDVGDVVGAIQKAGSDRLLLALSNTLAFLNLKTGEVTPFYQVEFPDPNTRFNDGKCDSQGRFWIGSISEAPGQAILYRYDPDGQFHIIETGLTISNGLGWSPDRSTFYLTDSAQHKIYAYNFEEASGNISDRRVLIDLSAEGVEPDGLAIDSQGNIWSALWNGWCVACFNPAGAEILRVKMPVQRPTSVTFGGKNLTEIYITSASIGLSQKEIQKEINAGDLFCLSTEFSGMPSHQFFDS
- a CDS encoding MGH1-like glycoside hydrolase domain-containing protein — protein: MTLEEQRLKQIRTGEVDWYKWGPYLSERQWGTVREDYSSDGNAWNYFPHDHARSRAYRWGEDGLGGITDNHNLLCFALALWNGKDPILKERLFGLTNSEGNHGEDVKEYYFYIDSTPTHSYMKYLYKYPQAEFPYDDLVETNRHRSRYELEYELMDTGIFDDDRYFDVFVEYAKGDAEDILIKISIANRGSEVASIDVLPTLWFRNTWSWSEGGAKPTLTKYGGTGHTVVHAHITDTLFETHIKDYYFYSEGLIPLLFTENETNNQRIFGTENASPFVKDGINNYIVHGQTEAVNPNSIGTKVSPHYKLTVGAKETKEIRLRLTKHHPNQLTEPFGQKFEQIFIDRIKEADEFYQVVTPPSVQVDSDSTNIMRQALAGMMWTKQYFYYDLDQWLRERNVTPWTPTQEKKHIRNSAWFHMHNDDIVSMPDKWEYPWYAAWDLAFHMIPISLIDPDFAKDQLMLMLREDYLHPNGQIPAYEWNFGDVNPPVHAFATWEIYTRDRERNNGVGDIDFLKYAFSKLLINFTWWVNRKDPSGNNLFEGGFLGLDNIGVFDRSSPLPTGGYLEQADGTAWMAFFSQRMFQIAVELALHDPLYEDLAIKFFEHTMWIAGAMDRIGEHHDEMWDEEDGFFYDVLRLPGGDSTRLKVRSLVGLLPLMAVATFPKEAFDKLPRFKAEAKEFIMRHPELTQNVHLPSQLGEKNRLMLSILNESKLRRILSRMLDENEFLSDYGIRSLSRYHLENPYYFHHEGQEYKVGYVPADSTSGMFGGNSNWRGPIWIPVNLLLLRALLQLYSYYGNSFTVECPTGSGKYLTLFEVTKEISERIVSIFHKNEAGRRPVYGDTEKFQTDPYWKDLILFYEYFHGDVGAGIGASHQTGWTGCVARIIQGLGYFTPEIVMDTITPGELPKYRV